Within Mycobacterium heckeshornense, the genomic segment AGCACGAGCATGTCGGCGGGGTTCCGCAGGTCATGGTCCGCTTCGAGCATCAGCAGCTCGGGATTCAGCCGGGCCTGCGAGAAGTGCCGCTCGGCAGCCGCATATCCGACCTTGGCCGGAGTCGCTGCGGGCAGATACGGCTTGGAGTCATAACTTGTTTTGTATCCCGGCAAGGTGAGCAACCCGATGAGTGCGACGGCGATCGTGACGGTGAGAATCGGCGCCGGCCAGCGCACGATCGCGGTGCCGATGCGTCGCCATCCTCGGGTCCTCATCGTGACCCTCGGTTCGAACAGACCGAACCGGCTGCCCACCGCAAGAAGGGCCGGGGCCAGGGTCAGCGCGGCCAGAACGCAAACCAGCATCCCCACCGCGGCGGGAACGCCCATCGAGTGGAAATAAGGCTGGCGCGCAAACGTCAGGCAAAAGACCGCCCCGGTGATGGTCAGGCCCGAACCCAAGACCACGTGGGCGGTGCCGTGAAACATGGTGTCGAAGGCCGTCTTTCGATCTTCGCCGGCTCCCCGCGCCTCGTGGTATCGGCCGAGCACAAATATCGCGTAGTCGGTGCCGGCGGCAATCGCCAGCAACGTAAGGATGTTGACGGCGAAGGTCGAAAGCTGGATCAAGCCAAGGTTCCCCAGCACGGCCACGACTCCCCGCGCCGACACCAGTTCGACAAGGACCGCGAATAGCACCATCATCGTGGTGATCACAGACCGGTAGACCCAAAGCAGCATCAGCACGATCACTAACAGGGTGATCAGGGTTACCTTCAGCAATCCCTTGTTGCCGACCTGGAATTGATCGGTGATCAGTGGCGCCTGGCCGGTGACATAGGCCTTGACCCCGTTGGGCGGAGACGTGTGCTCAACGATGTCGCGAACCGCGTTGACGGATTCACCCGCTAACGCGTCGCCTTGATTGCCGGCAAGATACACCTGAACCAGGGCCGCCTTGCCGTCGTTGCTCTGCGACGCGGACGCGGTCAGCGGATCTCCCCAGAAATCCTGGATGTGCTCGACATGTTTCGTGTCCGCCTCGAGCCGACGGATCATCGTGTCGTAGAACCGGTGAGCATCGTCGCCAAGCGGTTTATCGCCCTCCAGCACGATCATCGCCGCGCTGTCGGAATCAAATTGTTTGAACACCTTGCCGATGCGTTTCATCGCCTGAAACGCCGGCGCGTCAGGGGAACTCATGCCCACCTGATGCGCTTCTGCTACGGCTTCCAGTCGCGGTACCGCGATGTTGGTGACGGCGGCCACGCCCAGCCACAACAGGATGATCGGCACCCCAAGCCGGCGGATGCTGTGGGGTACGGCGTCGTGATTGCTCATCCGGACTTGTCCAGGCAGAACGTGTAGGCGTTCACTTCGTTGACAATCCTCTCGTCCTTGACCTCGTCGTTGATGATGATCCGGCAGCCGAGTGTGCCGCTGTTGCCTTGCGCGGTCAGGTTGGCGATCACCGCGGGGTCTGTGGTGGTGGCCTCGTACTTCCACGGCAGTGGAGCGTGGTCCACTCGCTGCGGCGCGGCGTGGATGTCCTGGTAGTTGATGGTCGCCACCGCCCCGCTGTCACCGAAGACCTCGTAGACGACGTGCTTGGGGTTGAACGGGACGCTCTCGTTGAGCACGCCGGTCGGAGTGGACGTGTCGTTGTGCGATCCGAAGATGCCGTGCAACCGATAGACGCCGAGCCCGGCGACAGCGACCACCGCCGCCGCTACCAGCACCATCCATCTGCGTCTCACCAGACGCGTTAGTGAAATCCTTTGCACGCGTTGGCCTTCCGGCACCGATGACACATCGCTAGTCAGGGCCGTCCTTCCCGGCGCGGTGCGCCGGGAAAGACGGCTATAACAGTACGGTACGGGACCGGACACTACAAGGGATGGCGCGGTCTGCGCCGATGATTTGCTCACTGGTCGCGCCGCCGTTCTGTAGCGTGGAGAACTATTCGGAACGAGTCCAAACAGTTTTAGGTGGGCAATGAACGACGTCGTATCGATACGCAGCCTGTGGGCGCGCCGACTCAGGTCAGCGGTGCCCGCCGGCCTTCGACTCCTCGGTGCTGCGGTGACCGCGGGCGCGGCCGTGGTCAGCGCGTCCGCCGCGCCCGCGTTTGCACAGCCGTGCCCGGACGTCGAGGTGGTGTTCGCCCGCGGCACCGCCGAGCCGCCGGGCGTGGGCGGTGTCGGACAAGCATTCGTCGACGCGCTCAACGCGCAAGTCGGGTCGAGGTCGGTCAGTGTGTACCCGGTCAACTACGCGGCCAGCAGCGATTTCGGGGCAGGCATCGACTTCGCCAGGACCTTTGTCGACGGGCTCTATGACGCGGGTGCTCATATCACGTCCACGGCGGCGAACTGCCCCAACACCCGGATCGTGCTCGGCGGGTATTCGCAAGGCGCGGCGCTGGCCGGGTTCGTCACTTCGGCTGCCATACCGAAGGAAGTACCTGCCCAGTACGTCGAGTACCTGCCCAAGCCGCTGCCGCCGCAGATCGCCAACCATGTTGCGGCGGTGACGCTCTTCGGACGACCCTCGAATCAGTTTCTGACCGAGAACGGCGCACCGCCGATCACGATCGGCCCGGCGTATGCGCCCAAGACCATCGACTTGTGCGCTCCCGATGACGCGATCTGCAATGGTGCGCCCGGCGGCCAACCGTCCTTCGCGCACCTGGCGTACCTGACGAACGGCATGACAAACGATGCCGCAGCCTTCGTCGTGAGTCGCCTGTGACCGGTTAGCCGATGGGCCGCGTGAGGCTCGGGATGATCACATCGTCGACCAGGGCCTGCACGGTCTGAGGGGTCGGCGGCCGGCCGGGGATGATGGACCGGAAGATGAGGTAGCCGGGCAGCAGGTCCCAGAGCTCGTCGCTGATGGCGGCCGCGTCGATCTCGCCGCGGTCGACGGCTTGCTGCAAGACATGGCGGATCAAGGCTTTTCGCTGGTCGAGGAACTCGTGCTGCATGACGTCGTTCAGTGCGCGGTTACGCGACGCTTCGACAAGCACCGCACGTATCGTGGTCGCGTGCTGGGCGGCCTGCCTGCAGATCACCTCGCCGAGCCGCAGCAAATCACCGCGCAGCGTGCCGGTCTCGGGTGCGACCGCAACCTGGCGGATGCCCTCGATGAACGCGGCCAACACCAGTTCGGCTTTCGACGGCCAGCGCCGGTAGACGGTGGCCTTGCTGGCCCGAGCGGTGGCCGCCACGGCGTCGACCGTCAATCGGTCGTAACCGTGTTCCTGTAGCAGCTGCAGTGTCACCGCGAGCAGCTCCGTCTCCCGAGGGGACCAGGGTGTGGGCGCCTCGGCGGGATCGGCGATTTGGGTCACAGCGCCCACGATAGAACCCTTCCGGTAGTACAGGCCAGTACCGTACCGTTTGGTTGCTACGGTTCGTCGATGTCACGTCCGGTGGCTAGGTCAGTGCAGTCGACGTTTTCGACGTCGTCGCGGCCGCGCAGGAATGCGGCCGCCCCCTGGTCTCCGCGGAGGGTGGCTAGCACAGCCGGCCAGTGTCGGCGGGCCAGCACGGCCGGATGCCCGGGCCGGTCGTTGAAGTAGGCACGAGCAAGTCCGCTCTGAGATGCCAAGGCGCGCTTGAGAACTCGCGCGACAACGGCGGCTCCGACGTCGGGGGTGTCAACGACATGCAGCACGGCGTAGTCGGCTTGCAGCAAGTGGGCGTGCGCCAAAGCGGTGCGCACCGAAGCGCTGAGACCGTCCCGCCAGCCGGGCGCGCTGATCGCCGTGACACCCGGTGGTGGGGGCACCTCGGCCGCGCCGAGCACCAGGATGACGTCGTCGCAGCCACCGTCACGCAGGGCCGTCACCGCGGTGGTCAGCCAATCGTCGACAAGGACTTTCGGTTTGCCATACCGTCGTCCGGCGCCCGCGGCCAGCACCACCCCGACGACGCGCGCGCTCATCGGATGGCGTCATGGTGGATGCGGCCGTCGATTTCGGTCAGCGGGCGACCGCCGCCACCCCAGCAGCGCGCGATGATCTCCGCGGCAATTGACACCGCGGTTTCCTCGGGTGTGCGGGCACCGAGGTCCAGCCCGATCGGGCTGGCCAGCCGGCGCAGTTCGGCCTCGGTCAGCCCCGCCTCGCGCAGCCGATTCAACCGATCTGCGTGTGTGCGGCGAGATCCCATGGCCCCGACGTAGGCGAGCTGCGGAAGCCGAAGCGCCACCTGCAGAACCGGGACGTCAAATTTCGGATCGTGGGTCAGCACACACACGACCGTGCGGGAGTCGATCTCGCCCTGCTCGGCCTGGGCCCGCAGGTAGCGGTCGGGCCAGTCGGCGATCACTTCGTCGGCGTCGGGGAAGCGCGCGGCGGTGGCGAACACCGGGCGAGCGTCGCACACGGTGACCCGGTAGCCCAGGAACACGCCTTGACGGGCCAGCGCCGCCGCGAAGTCAATCGCGCCGAAGATCAGCATCCTCGGCGGCGGAGCGTGGCTGGCGACGAACACCTCCATCCCGGCGTCCTGGCGTTGACCATCCGCACCGTAGGTCAGCACGGCGGTCCGGCCCGCCGCGAGCAGTCCCCGGGCGTCGTCGATGACCGCGGCGTCGGCGCGCACCGAGCCGACCGAGCCGTCGGCCGAGTCGGCGGTGAGCACCAACCGCCGTCCCACCCGGGCCGGGTCCGGATGCGCGATGACGGTGGCCACGGCGGTCGGGCGGTGGGCGGCGATGTCGTCGGCCACCGCCTGCAGCTGCGGAAAAGTGCGCCGCGACACCGGTTCGGCGAACACCTCGATCTCCCCGCCGCAGGTGAGCCCCACCGCGAACGCATCGTCGCCGCTAATGCCGTAGCGCTGCAGCTCCGGACGCCCGGTTCGCATCACGTCGGTGGCCAGCTCGTAGACCGCCGCCTCCACACAGCCCCCCGACACCGAGCCGGTAACCGTCCCGTCGGGGGCGACCATCATCACCGCACCCGGCGGCCGCGGCGCCGAGCGCGTGGTGCGCACCACCGTCGCGACACCGGCGGTTTCGCCGGCGCGCCAGATCGGCAGCAATTCGGGCAGTACCTCCCGCACCCGCGCTCGTACCCTTTCCTGGCCCGCTTCTACGTGCGATAATGGCACTCTCTAAAATGATACTGTGCTTCTCATAATCCGATAGCAGCCGACCATGCCGGACTGTCCGAGGAACTGGAGTGCACGGGGATGACTGAAGCCGTCGCGGCACGGTATGCCGGCACCCGGGTCCAGCGGGTGGAAGACACCCGGTTGCTCACCGGCCGCGGCACCTTCGTCGACGACATCTCGCGACCGGGCATGCTGCACGCCTGTTTCGTGCGCAGCCCGTTCGCGCGGGCCCGCATCAACGGCATCGACGCGTCGGGCGCGCTGGCGCTGCCCGGGGTGCGGGCGGTGTTTACCGCCGCCGACCTCAACCCCGACGTGCACGAGGCCTGGCACGCCGTCGCGGGCAAGGACGTTCCCGACACCCCGCGCCCGCCGTTGGCCGAAGGTGAGGCGAAGTTCGTCGGCGACCCGGTCGCGCTGGTGGTCGCTGACAGCCGGTATATCGCCGAGGACGCAATCGAATTGGTCGAGGTCGACTACGAGCCGCTGACGGCTATCGCCGACTTCACGCGGGCGGAGGGCGCCGAGGTGGTGGTCCACGAGGCCTACCCCGACAACGTCGCCGGCGGCATGTCCGGCGCGCCGCCCGACGAAGAGACCTTCGCGGCCGCCGCTTGTGTCGTCTCGGAGCGCATCTCGCAGCAGATCTACCTGCCGGTACCCATTGAGACGCGCGGCATCGTGGTCGAATGGTCTTCCGCGGCAGACGAACTCACCATCTGGGCGTCCACCCAGACTCCGCACGAGCTGCGCGCCTTCGCGGCGCGGCTGCTGGGGATCCCGGCCCAGCGGGTGCGGGTAATCATGCGCGACACCGGCGGCGGCTTCGGTCAGAAAGTCGTCCCGATGCGCGAAGACATGTGCATCATGCTGGCCGCGCGCAAAGTGCCCGCGGCGCTGAAGTGGATCGAGGACCGCCGCGAAAACCTGATGTCGGCCGGGCAGGCCCGCCACATCGACGGCACCGCCCGAATGGCTTTCGACGACGACGGCACCATCCTGGCCGCCGACATCAACTTCACCCAGGATGTGGGCGCCTATCCGACGCCCTACCCGGTGTTGACCACGGCCGCCATCGGCATGTTTTTTCCCGGCCCGTATCGCGTTCCCAAAGCCAGCTTCTCCTACAGGACGGTATTTTCGAACACCGCCGGCCTGGCGGCCTACCGGGGCCCGTGGCAATTCGAGTCGCTGGCCCGCGAGGTGGTGCTCGATATCGCCGCCCGCAAGCTCGGTATCGACCCGGTGGAGCTGCGCCGCAAGAACCTGCTGCGCCGCGACGAGATGCCCTACCTCAAC encodes:
- a CDS encoding MmpS family transport accessory protein, with product MVLVAAAVVAVAGLGVYRLHGIFGSHNDTSTPTGVLNESVPFNPKHVVYEVFGDSGAVATINYQDIHAAPQRVDHAPLPWKYEATTTDPAVIANLTAQGNSGTLGCRIIINDEVKDERIVNEVNAYTFCLDKSG
- a CDS encoding cutinase family protein, which produces MNDVVSIRSLWARRLRSAVPAGLRLLGAAVTAGAAVVSASAAPAFAQPCPDVEVVFARGTAEPPGVGGVGQAFVDALNAQVGSRSVSVYPVNYAASSDFGAGIDFARTFVDGLYDAGAHITSTAANCPNTRIVLGGYSQGAALAGFVTSAAIPKEVPAQYVEYLPKPLPPQIANHVAAVTLFGRPSNQFLTENGAPPITIGPAYAPKTIDLCAPDDAICNGAPGGQPSFAHLAYLTNGMTNDAAAFVVSRL
- a CDS encoding TetR/AcrR family transcriptional regulator; the encoded protein is MVGAVTQIADPAEAPTPWSPRETELLAVTLQLLQEHGYDRLTVDAVAATARASKATVYRRWPSKAELVLAAFIEGIRQVAVAPETGTLRGDLLRLGEVICRQAAQHATTIRAVLVEASRNRALNDVMQHEFLDQRKALIRHVLQQAVDRGEIDAAAISDELWDLLPGYLIFRSIIPGRPPTPQTVQALVDDVIIPSLTRPIG
- a CDS encoding NTP transferase domain-containing protein — encoded protein: MSARVVGVVLAAGAGRRYGKPKVLVDDWLTTAVTALRDGGCDDVILVLGAAEVPPPPGVTAISAPGWRDGLSASVRTALAHAHLLQADYAVLHVVDTPDVGAAVVARVLKRALASQSGLARAYFNDRPGHPAVLARRHWPAVLATLRGDQGAAAFLRGRDDVENVDCTDLATGRDIDEP
- a CDS encoding XdhC family protein, which translates into the protein MREVLPELLPIWRAGETAGVATVVRTTRSAPRPPGAVMMVAPDGTVTGSVSGGCVEAAVYELATDVMRTGRPELQRYGISGDDAFAVGLTCGGEIEVFAEPVSRRTFPQLQAVADDIAAHRPTAVATVIAHPDPARVGRRLVLTADSADGSVGSVRADAAVIDDARGLLAAGRTAVLTYGADGQRQDAGMEVFVASHAPPPRMLIFGAIDFAAALARQGVFLGYRVTVCDARPVFATAARFPDADEVIADWPDRYLRAQAEQGEIDSRTVVCVLTHDPKFDVPVLQVALRLPQLAYVGAMGSRRTHADRLNRLREAGLTEAELRRLASPIGLDLGARTPEETAVSIAAEIIARCWGGGGRPLTEIDGRIHHDAIR
- a CDS encoding xanthine dehydrogenase family protein molybdopterin-binding subunit, with product MTEAVAARYAGTRVQRVEDTRLLTGRGTFVDDISRPGMLHACFVRSPFARARINGIDASGALALPGVRAVFTAADLNPDVHEAWHAVAGKDVPDTPRPPLAEGEAKFVGDPVALVVADSRYIAEDAIELVEVDYEPLTAIADFTRAEGAEVVVHEAYPDNVAGGMSGAPPDEETFAAAACVVSERISQQIYLPVPIETRGIVVEWSSAADELTIWASTQTPHELRAFAARLLGIPAQRVRVIMRDTGGGFGQKVVPMREDMCIMLAARKVPAALKWIEDRRENLMSAGQARHIDGTARMAFDDDGTILAADINFTQDVGAYPTPYPVLTTAAIGMFFPGPYRVPKASFSYRTVFSNTAGLAAYRGPWQFESLAREVVLDIAARKLGIDPVELRRKNLLRRDEMPYLNPNGMPYDHVAPSETFEQAVKILDHEGFRKEQREALAHGRYLGLGFAAYIEPTGAATGHLATEGATIRMTPTGKINVYVNGGSTGNSIETTVVQLTADALGADIDDVATIQGDTAVTPYGAGTQGSRSGPMTAGAVNEAGTILRSQIVAIAAHYLGVTESDVELANSRAVARDDPAKSVSFADLAYRAYYEPQQLPPGMSASLEATARFTSQAPIHWANATHACTCEVDVETGQVKLLRYIVSEDVGPMINPNVVEGQIAGGTVQGIGGALLENMVYDDDGNPLASTFVDYLLPTATEVPPIEFGHVEIPGPGVGGYKGVGEGGAIGSAPAVINAINDALAPLGVTLTALPASPAAIVNLIEQGTKGGI